GCAAATTTACAAATAAACAAGGATAAAAAAGAAGATTTCCTTATACTTTTATCCTTGTTGAATCACATGCTCTATAAAAAAACAAGAGTATTCCTTTTTGAGGGAATACTCTTGCGATATGGGATTTACTCAAACGCGACTAAACTTGAAGGTACTCCCACGGCAGTAACAACGGGTGTTTGCGAGCATTCGCCCGTCTTGGTATTGTAGGTATAGTAGCCCGTTCCGTTATTGCACGTCATACCAAAGACGATGAAATCTTTGTAGCGGGTTATGGCAAAAGAACCGTTACTGTCGGTCATCGGCAAATCGATTTTTTCGATGGTTTTGTTCCAAATGTCGATTTTCACGGGCTGGAAGTCTTTCTTGAGTATTCCGAATTCAGTGTCCGTTACTTTCAGACAACTATATACTATGCCGTTACCTGAATAGTAAGACTTTATCATATATTGCCCGGTCTTGCCCATTCCCTTGATGGTCGTTTTCGACAGGTTGAACAGGTAGTCAGCATCCCATTGGTCGCTTCCCTTGCGGATACGCAGGAATCCTTCCTTATCGGCAACGTTGAAGTTGTTGCCAGCACTGTAAAAGTAGATGTCGCCCCGCTCGTCTATGAATGCATCGGAGTGACGAAACAATCCGACCACACTTGTGCGGCTGTCCTTGATGACCTCGGTCTTTTTCGTTTTAAGGTCAACAACAGCCACCTCTGCCCCCGTCCCCGGTACAAACCATAGAAATCATAGGAAAACAAAAGAATTTATTCACCTTATTATCAACAACTTGCATACTTCTTATTTTCTCCATTTTTGCCATATTTTGCCCATTTTCTGTTATTCAGTACACTTTTAGTACACTTTGAAATATCATTTTCTTTTGTACCTTTGCAATATCAGAAAACAAAAGAAAATCAACTATTTAGCGTAATCACCCGGTTATGGTACCTAAATCGGGATAAAACCTCTAAACAATGGCAAAGTTAGAAAATAAAACGAAAGAAAACCCCAAGTTAGAGCAAAATAAGCTCTCGGATGGTAGAATTAGCCTTTACTTAGAGTATTATTTAGGTAGAGAGGAAAAGCCCGTATTAGATGAAAACGGCAATCAAGTGTACTATGATAGTGGAAAGATGCAAGGCAAGCCCAAGTTTGCAGTAAAGCACAACAGGCGAAAAGAAAACCTTAGTCTGTATCTGATAGATAAGCCCCGTACCCCTGCGGAACGTCAGCAGAACAAAGAAACGTTGGAACTTGCTACAAAGATACGTGCAGAGCGTGAGCAGGAATTTAAAGAAAGTATGTTGGGCTATCGGTTAAAAAAAGATAGAACGGTCAATTTCTTAGACTATTTCCAAGCCTATATCAACAGTTATACCAAGAAAGATATTCGCATGGTACAAATTGCGCTTAGCCGTTTTAAGGACTTCTTAAAAGAGCAATACCCCATGAATGAGTTTAGTATCAAACCGGAACTTATTACCAAAGAAATGATGGAGCAGTTTGTAGCCTATTTGCAATCCCGAAGTGTGGGTGAGGGAGCTAAAAGCATTTACCAGCGTTTTAAGAAAGTTATTCGATATGCGATTGACCACGATGTAATGTTGAAAGACCCATGCAAAAGTGTTACCTGCAAAGTGGATAGCCAAATGCTTCGGAAAGATGTTCTTTCTCCCGAAGAAATACAAAAGCTGGCGGCTTGCCATTATGACAACGAGAACCCGAATGTCAGACGGGCTTTTATCTTCTGCCTATACTGCGGTCTGCGCTTCTGTGATGTAAAAGACCTGACCTATAAGAATGTGGATTATGGTAATCGGTTATTGAAGTTTGAGCAAAGCAAAACAAAGGGACATTCAGCC
This Alistipes shahii WAL 8301 DNA region includes the following protein-coding sequences:
- a CDS encoding site-specific integrase, whose product is MAKLENKTKENPKLEQNKLSDGRISLYLEYYLGREEKPVLDENGNQVYYDSGKMQGKPKFAVKHNRRKENLSLYLIDKPRTPAERQQNKETLELATKIRAEREQEFKESMLGYRLKKDRTVNFLDYFQAYINSYTKKDIRMVQIALSRFKDFLKEQYPMNEFSIKPELITKEMMEQFVAYLQSRSVGEGAKSIYQRFKKVIRYAIDHDVMLKDPCKSVTCKVDSQMLRKDVLSPEEIQKLAACHYDNENPNVRRAFIFCLYCGLRFCDVKDLTYKNVDYGNRLLKFEQSKTKGHSASSGVVIPLNDGLLSIIGEAPADKNCLIFDLPTYESCCKSVKRWVKRAGIDKHISWHCARHSFAVNILNNGANIKTVASLLGHSGLKHTEKYTRAVDKLKEEAINSLPELKF